In the Bacillus shivajii genome, one interval contains:
- a CDS encoding nuclear transport factor 2 family protein — protein sequence MDVNLKQHLKELEERHTNLEIRKSTDELNNILDDRFFEISSSGYMYNKKECLESGVILTEMTLHNYEIYPLASDVVLSTYYIEDKTRSRNTLRSSIWKHSDGRWQLYFHQGTITELQLSEIIERNSDS from the coding sequence ATGGACGTTAATTTGAAGCAACATTTAAAAGAATTAGAGGAAAGGCATACAAACCTTGAGATTCGTAAAAGTACAGATGAATTAAACAATATTCTTGATGACCGTTTTTTCGAAATAAGTAGTTCAGGCTATATGTATAATAAAAAGGAATGTTTAGAAAGTGGCGTTATTTTGACGGAAATGACACTTCACAATTATGAAATATATCCTTTAGCTTCTGACGTAGTACTATCTACTTACTACATCGAGGACAAAACTAGAAGTCGAAACACACTTCGAAGTTCTATATGGAAGCACAGTGATGGTAGATGGCAATTATATTTCCATCAAGGTACAATCACTGAGTTACAATTAAGTGAAATTATTGAGAGGAATAGCGATAGCTAA
- a CDS encoding UDP-N-acetylmuramoyl-tripeptide--D-alanyl-D-alanine ligase, whose amino-acid sequence MIKRKLKDIATWVNGETVGPDTSTTEVAGVSTDTRTIQKGNLYIPIVGENFNGHDFMRAAVENGASGGLWQKDQPNPPEGVPLIYVEDTLLALQNLAKNYLASLPAKVVGITGSNGKTTTKDMVTSVLSSTYKVQKTEGNYNNHIGLPLTILSLEEDTELAVLEMGMSGRGEIELLSNIAQPEAAIITNIGESHLQDLGSREGISEAKFEITAGLKEHGSLVIHGDEPLLTEKVTNCPFHVKTFGSSEKNDYYPVQIDQKTNGTYFTINGENETEFFIPVLGKHNINNALSAIAIAKQFDVSMPNIKKGLEMIQITGMRTELIQGEDGVAVINDAYNASPTSMQAAIELLQDLNGYKKKIVVLGDMLELGDSEEAFHYDVGEGIDNSKINYVFTIGELGRKIAEGAKVNFSPNHVLAFDDKQMLIAKLKEVVEEGAIVLVKGSRGMKLEEVVNALT is encoded by the coding sequence ATGATAAAAAGGAAGTTAAAGGATATTGCTACATGGGTGAATGGAGAAACTGTTGGTCCAGACACTTCTACCACCGAGGTTGCAGGAGTTTCCACAGATACAAGAACAATACAAAAAGGAAATCTGTATATCCCTATTGTTGGCGAGAATTTTAATGGCCACGATTTTATGAGAGCAGCTGTCGAGAATGGAGCATCTGGAGGCCTATGGCAAAAGGACCAGCCGAACCCGCCAGAAGGTGTACCACTTATATATGTTGAAGACACTTTATTGGCGTTGCAGAATTTAGCAAAAAACTATTTAGCGAGCCTTCCCGCAAAAGTCGTTGGAATTACTGGAAGCAATGGAAAAACAACGACGAAGGACATGGTCACTTCTGTACTTAGTTCAACTTACAAGGTCCAAAAAACAGAGGGGAATTACAATAACCATATTGGGCTCCCACTTACCATTCTCAGCTTAGAGGAAGATACGGAACTGGCTGTGTTAGAAATGGGAATGAGCGGAAGAGGAGAAATTGAGCTTCTTTCAAACATTGCGCAACCCGAGGCTGCAATCATTACTAATATTGGAGAATCCCATTTACAAGATTTAGGATCACGGGAAGGAATTTCTGAGGCAAAATTTGAAATTACGGCAGGCCTCAAGGAACATGGGAGCCTCGTGATCCATGGAGATGAACCGCTCTTAACAGAAAAAGTGACGAACTGTCCGTTTCATGTTAAAACCTTTGGCAGTTCTGAGAAAAACGACTATTACCCGGTGCAGATTGACCAGAAGACGAATGGCACTTATTTTACGATCAATGGAGAAAACGAGACAGAATTTTTTATTCCAGTTCTCGGTAAACATAATATAAATAATGCGCTATCTGCCATTGCTATTGCTAAACAGTTTGATGTGTCGATGCCTAACATAAAAAAAGGGCTGGAAATGATTCAGATTACGGGCATGCGAACGGAATTGATCCAAGGCGAGGATGGAGTGGCAGTGATTAATGATGCGTATAATGCGAGCCCAACATCCATGCAAGCAGCGATTGAGTTACTTCAAGATTTAAACGGATATAAGAAAAAAATTGTCGTTTTAGGCGATATGTTAGAACTAGGTGATAGTGAAGAGGCCTTCCACTATGATGTCGGAGAAGGTATTGACAATAGTAAAATTAATTATGTTTTCACGATAGGAGAACTTGGGAGGAAAATTGCAGAAGGGGCAAAAGTAAATTTTTCACCTAATCATGTTTTGGCATTCGATGACAAACAAATGTTAATTGCTAAACTAAAAGAAGTCGTCGAAGAAGGGGCTATTGTCTTAGTCAAAGGCTCCCGCGGCATGAAATTAGAAGAGGTAGTCAATGCATTAACTTAA